One stretch of Ornithinimicrobium ciconiae DNA includes these proteins:
- a CDS encoding C45 family autoproteolytic acyltransferase/hydolase: MKPLIIDIEGAGREVGRQHAQGAIGLREEVAAWVGSAVEAHPLSSATVRGRLDEVVRSWEQLTPATLDQVAGMAEVYDLSVDDLLVAVLGTYLRSRDRAHGPAEGCTTFATTGESPLLVKNRDNDGAYLHLQTVLRVRPPQGHPWLALSTAGAPGVHSSGMNDVGLCVVDTHVPSSDVGPGVPRFSSMMHLLEQCSTTGEAVDYLLATPQMGLGNLTLLDAQGAAAVVECGYNSTVVAMATGGPDESPTGGPDESPAGGVLATNHHITPVLAGCLLEPPEGTPAANSRARRDVVETFLTCPGATTDLAAVKELVASHVGDDGTGNAPGSVCQHGPDLKSETIATTIYDPVGRHLDLCLGRPCTDPYVRIAVTG, translated from the coding sequence ATGAAGCCGTTGATCATCGACATCGAGGGCGCCGGTCGGGAGGTCGGACGACAGCACGCCCAGGGCGCGATCGGCCTGCGCGAGGAGGTCGCCGCGTGGGTCGGGTCCGCTGTTGAGGCCCACCCGCTGAGTAGTGCGACGGTGCGAGGTCGGTTGGATGAGGTCGTCCGTTCCTGGGAGCAGCTCACGCCGGCAACGCTGGACCAGGTCGCCGGCATGGCCGAGGTCTATGACCTGTCCGTCGATGACCTGCTCGTGGCTGTGCTCGGCACCTACCTTCGCAGCCGAGATCGGGCGCACGGACCGGCAGAGGGGTGCACCACCTTCGCCACCACGGGTGAGTCGCCGCTGCTGGTCAAGAACCGGGACAACGATGGCGCTTATCTCCATCTGCAGACCGTGCTGCGCGTCCGGCCACCTCAGGGACACCCGTGGTTGGCGCTGTCCACTGCCGGAGCACCTGGGGTCCACTCGTCCGGGATGAACGATGTCGGCCTGTGCGTGGTGGACACCCACGTCCCCTCCAGCGATGTCGGACCCGGCGTGCCACGGTTCTCCTCGATGATGCACCTGCTCGAGCAGTGCTCGACGACTGGCGAGGCTGTCGACTATCTGCTCGCCACGCCCCAGATGGGCCTGGGCAACCTCACCTTGCTGGACGCCCAGGGGGCGGCTGCAGTGGTGGAGTGTGGCTACAACAGCACCGTGGTGGCCATGGCGACCGGTGGTCCGGACGAGTCCCCGACCGGTGGTCCGGATGAGTCCCCGGCGGGTGGTGTGCTGGCCACCAACCACCACATCACGCCGGTGCTCGCCGGCTGCCTGCTGGAGCCGCCAGAGGGCACACCAGCGGCCAATTCACGGGCCAGGCGCGACGTCGTCGAGACGTTCCTGACCTGCCCTGGCGCCACCACGGACCTGGCCGCCGTGAAGGAGCTCGTCGCCTCCCACGTCGGTGACGACGGCACGGGGAACGCCCCTGGCTCGGTGTGTCAGCACGGCCCGGATCTGAAGTCCGAGACGATCGCCACGACGATCTATGACCCTGTGGGCCGTCACCTTGACCTCTGCCTCGGCCGTCCCTGCACCGACCCCTACGTGCGGATCGCTGTCACGGGCTGA
- a CDS encoding ABC transporter permease produces the protein MNGIQKLYRFFGSSTFTMVALAVLVTFVIVGVLAPWISPYDPNAQNLANRLQPPLSEGHLLGTDGLGRDVLSRLIHGSRISLIVGFSAVLLSAVFGVIVGLVSGYVGGWVDSLLMRIVDAWLAFPFLLLAIAIVAVLGRGIDNIVIALVITGWVLYARLVRGETLSLREREFVLSARGLGASPMAIMMKHILPNCLAPIMVVATLEVGVVIVTEASLSFLGLGASASEPSWGGMLADGRAYLTRAWWLATLPGLAIFVIVLAVNVLGDALRDALDPRHEKIRSEEIPA, from the coding sequence ACCATGGTGGCGTTGGCGGTGCTCGTCACCTTCGTGATCGTCGGGGTGCTCGCCCCGTGGATATCCCCGTACGACCCCAACGCCCAGAACCTGGCCAACAGGTTGCAGCCGCCGCTGTCCGAGGGCCACCTGCTGGGCACCGACGGCCTGGGCAGGGACGTGCTCTCACGCCTGATCCACGGCAGCCGGATCTCGCTGATCGTCGGCTTCAGCGCCGTGCTGCTGTCCGCCGTCTTTGGAGTCATCGTCGGACTCGTCAGCGGCTATGTGGGTGGCTGGGTGGACAGTCTGCTCATGCGCATCGTCGACGCGTGGCTGGCCTTCCCGTTCCTGCTGCTGGCGATCGCCATCGTCGCGGTCCTCGGACGCGGCATCGACAACATCGTCATCGCCCTGGTCATCACCGGCTGGGTGCTCTATGCCCGCCTGGTCCGGGGGGAGACCCTGTCGCTGCGTGAGCGGGAGTTTGTGCTCTCTGCGCGCGGGCTGGGGGCCAGCCCCATGGCGATCATGATGAAGCACATCCTGCCCAACTGCCTGGCGCCCATCATGGTGGTCGCGACCCTGGAGGTCGGCGTGGTCATCGTGACCGAGGCGTCGTTGTCCTTCCTGGGCCTGGGTGCCTCGGCCTCGGAGCCGAGCTGGGGCGGCATGCTGGCCGACGGACGCGCCTATCTCACGCGCGCCTGGTGGTTGGCCACCCTGCCCGGCCTCGCCATCTTTGTCATCGTCCTGGCGGTCAACGTGCTGGGCGACGCACTCCGTGACGCGCTCGACCCGCGTCACGAGAAGATCCGCTCCGAGGAGATTCCCGCCTGA